GCTGGGGACAGAGGGGGTGGTGTCCGCCGGGGTGACATCAGGCTCCAGAGctcacccccacacaccccaggaactgctggggcagagctgggaccaCTGTGGTGCCATTTACCATGTCCTCCCCACCACCGCAGAGTCCTGGGGGGCCCTGTGGGAGACACCCCCCCCTAATCGTGTTCCCCCCAGGATCCAAGGGGAACCTGTGCCAGCGGAAGGTGCCGCTCTCCATCAGCCTGGCCCTGACTGTCCCAGCGGCCGTGATGGCGGCCTATTACCTGCTGCTGCAGACCTACGCCCTGCGCCTGGAAGCCATCCTCAACGCCATCCTCCTGCTCTTCTACGccgtggagctgctgctgggtgtcCTCGCGCTGGTCTCCTTCTCCAGGTACCGCAGCCGGGCCACGTCGTGCAGGGAGCTGGGCAATGCTGGGACGCGGCAGAAGCTGGCATGGTGAGCCGCCTGTTTGGTTTGGTGCTGACATGTCCCCCTCTTCCCTTCTTGGCAGCATGGATTCATACTGAGGCCCTGTGCCACGCCAAAGGACCAAGCACAGAGCGGCACAGGTACACAAAGCAGCGGGGAGCCAGTGGCCCCAGTGCCGGTTCCATCTCCCAGGCCAAGCCCGTGTCAGTCCCGGGCAGGAGAGGTCTTCACCCTGCCTGCGCTCTGCTGGGCAGCATGCGTGAGCGACCTGCCGGGCAGCACCCGACCCACTGCCACCTGGGAGGCAGCCCCCAGGACTTGTGATGCACAGGTCAGTTTGAGGTAcggagaattatttttttttctattgccttctcagaaaaattcACTATTttccaataaatatttatttttacctgGTGCCTGGGCATGTGGCTTTCCCCAGGGCAGCGGGCTGGGCATGAAGTGCTCAGGAGCTTCCAGCACTGCACCGCTGCCCCACAGCGCTGCCCTGAGCCAGCTTGGGGGGCACAGGAGCCCCTCAGAAACACAGGAGGACAGTGAGGGTCAGGGATGGTGGGCACAGAGGCACTAAATAGTCCCCAAGCGCTGCTCTTCCCTCTCACACAGTGGCACTAAAATGCTTCCCCCACACTCGTCATAGGGAGAAAACACGACAGAAGAGCCCTACAGCGCTGTATAAAAGATCGACAATGTCATCAAGTTTATTACACAATTTCCAACCTATCAGAAAGACAAACAAATCTAGTCACTGCGAGCAGGAGGGGCAGCGCCTCGCTGGGTGGTTAATAGGGGTTTGCTCTGCACTTTTCCCCACTATAtttggaaagaaactaaaaatttGTGTCATTAAGTAAAAAACAGAACTCTCCCACCGAGCGCTCCCCCCGGCACTCACCCGCTAAGCCAGCACCTTATGGTACTTTACAAgatgggttgttgtttttttttttttctttttttcttttttttgtttgtgtgtcgTTTCGACCTAAAAAGACCTCCAGAGCTGGGCTTCTCCTGTCCAGCAACAGTTCAGAGGGTGACACCGCCTGGCCGGCAGCCCTGGGGGCTGGCACCCACCCTAGAAGTCACCTTGTGTCTCCTCAGCTCACCCCAAGCCTCCTGGGCTCTCCCTCTCCTGCCAGAGGGACACGTGTGGGGCCTCGCAGCCCGGAGAAgcacagggctggggtgggggggctcccACCTGGCTGCCCACCACTCCGTGCAGGGCACGGGGactcccccctccctgccactgTGTCCCCACCACCCCCATCCCGGCCTGTGCAACACAGCCGAGCTGCTACCACGTGCGGAACCACCGCGCCGCCTGTTCGGAAAGGGTAgctgggggacacagggacagagctgggagagCCCCCAGCACCTGCGGGGGACAGGTAGTCCCCGAGGCAGCGGGGGTGGCAGCCTGCCTTGCCCCACTCTGCCTCCTCCACTTCCTCTAAAACAAGGAAGGTGCTGCAGGAGAGGCTGGCTCCGTGCAGGACCCTGCCGGCGCTcggcagccagagctgctgtttgGGATGGGAATGCCGCTGCGGCGAGCCGGTGGGGAACAtcagggcagagagaggaggcGACCCCCAGCCCAGCTCTAGCCCTCCGCTTCCTCAGCACATCGCTCCCAGACACAGCAGAGAGGATGAAGGGGGAAAAGCAGGCCCGCGGAGGGGATGGGCTGCGCTTCCCCTCCACCagaggggggaaaaggaggagcGTGGCACAGTGTCCTGCGGGACAGGGGGGCTGGTGCTGGGACTGCTGGGGTGATGGGGACAGGAGTGTCCCCAGATGAGGCGAGAGGATGGTACGTGGCAGAAGACCCCATACCAGTGAACCCGGGCACAGGGTCAGGAGCCGTGCACCTCCAAGCCCCCGCACTTCACGCCCACAGGGAGGGCTCCATcccctccagccacccctggAGAGGAAAGGGCTCACAAACCTCcctccatggaaaaaaaagcaccatttctCTTTGGGTCCGAGAGTCCACGGAGTGGAGCAGGGCGGCCCAGGCGCAGGCGTTCCCCAGCTCCCCGTCTCTCCCCGGGGAAGCAGCAGTAGCGGTGAGTGCGGGCAAAGGCTCAGGCCCCAAGGCCACGAGGTGTCGGTGGGAGTCCCGCCGGAGCGCGGCACGGTTTTCCTCAGGCGCCCGGAGagagctgggggtggtggggaaggggtgggggggtggagcgGCCTCGGTCACGTAGTCCTGATCGAGGTGAGGAGATACGAGTCCATTAAAAACCACTTACTGCCAAACTCCTGTGGGGGAGAGATGAGAGAAGTGGTCAGAGAAGCGCCGAGGACCCTTCCCACCACCTCAGCCCTCACTCCTCGAGGGGGACCTCTGAGACCCCACACCAACGGCGCAGCACGTGCGGCAGCACCCTGGCACCGGCTCACCTGTCTCAGTGGTGCCGGTCCCTCTCTCTGTCCCTGTCCCGATGTCGGTCGTGCTCCCGGTTCCGCTCCTGGAAATAGTCCT
The DNA window shown above is from Accipiter gentilis chromosome 17, bAccGen1.1, whole genome shotgun sequence and carries:
- the TMEM216 gene encoding transmembrane protein 216 isoform X1; the protein is MAPRSRQRSSAPLQVLLFLNGWYSATYFLLEAFIFVYKVLLLPYPFTNLALDVVLLFLYLGTEATRIFFGSKGNLCQRKVPLSISLALTVPAAVMAAYYLLLQTYALRLEAILNAILLLFYAVELLLGVLALVSFSRYRSRATSCRELGNAGTRQKLAW
- the TMEM216 gene encoding transmembrane protein 216 isoform X2 yields the protein MAPRSRQRSSAPLQVLLFLNGWYSATYFLLEAFIFVYKVLLLPYPFTNLALDVVLLFLYLGTEATRIFFGSKGNLCQRKVPLSISLALTVPAAVMAAYYLLLQTYALRLEAILNAILLLFYAVELLLGVLALVSFSSMDSY